One window from the genome of Paracoccus zhejiangensis encodes:
- the nadA gene encoding quinolinate synthase NadA, whose amino-acid sequence MLDLTHVRAELADHYDLAPSLDLAESMSDIHEKMKRVVPLPDWAIHAPYVKAILELKRRRNAVILGHNYMTPEIYHGVADFVGDSLQLAMKATEVDADVIVQGGVHFMAETSKILSPEKIVLMPDMEAGCSLAESITAEGVAQMRAKYPGAPVVSYVNTTAEVKAASDICCTSANALQIVDAMPGDTVIMTPDQFLAQNVANKSKKKVVFWAGSCIVHELYTAEDLRSHRAHNPGIKIIAHPECTPEVVAEADFTGSTKGIIDWVHQNQPQQAMLVTECSMAANIADELPGVNFAKTCNMCPYMKKITLEKILWVLHSMENQVHVDPAVADRARLAVQRMIDLSRKLGL is encoded by the coding sequence TTGCTTGACCTGACCCATGTTCGCGCCGAACTGGCTGATCATTACGACCTCGCGCCCTCGCTGGACCTCGCGGAATCGATGTCAGATATCCACGAGAAGATGAAACGGGTGGTGCCCCTGCCCGATTGGGCCATCCACGCGCCCTATGTGAAGGCCATTCTGGAGCTGAAGCGCAGGCGCAATGCGGTGATCCTTGGCCATAACTACATGACGCCCGAGATCTATCATGGCGTGGCCGATTTCGTCGGTGACAGCCTGCAGCTGGCGATGAAGGCGACCGAGGTGGACGCCGATGTGATCGTGCAGGGCGGCGTGCATTTCATGGCCGAGACCTCGAAGATCCTCAGCCCCGAAAAGATCGTGCTGATGCCCGACATGGAGGCCGGTTGCAGCCTCGCCGAAAGCATCACCGCCGAGGGCGTGGCCCAGATGCGGGCGAAATATCCCGGCGCGCCGGTGGTCAGCTATGTCAACACCACCGCCGAGGTGAAGGCCGCATCCGACATCTGCTGCACCTCGGCCAATGCGCTGCAGATCGTCGATGCCATGCCGGGCGATACGGTCATCATGACCCCCGACCAGTTCCTCGCGCAGAACGTGGCGAACAAGTCGAAGAAGAAGGTCGTCTTCTGGGCCGGTTCCTGCATCGTGCACGAGCTTTACACCGCCGAGGACCTGCGCAGCCATCGCGCGCACAATCCCGGCATCAAGATCATCGCCCATCCCGAATGCACGCCGGAAGTGGTGGCCGAGGCCGATTTCACCGGCTCGACCAAGGGCATCATCGACTGGGTGCATCAGAACCAGCCGCAGCAAGCCATGCTGGTCACCGAATGCTCGATGGCGGCGAACATCGCCGACGAGCTGCCGGGGGTGAATTTCGCCAAGACCTGCAACATGTGCCCCTATATGAAGAAGATCACGCTGGAGAAGATCCTCTGGGTGCTGCACAGCATGGAAAACCAGGTCCATGTCGATCCGGCCGTGGCTGACCGCGCGCGGCTGGCGGTACAGCGGATGATCGACCTGTCGCGCAAGCTGGGTCTCTGA
- a CDS encoding L-aspartate oxidase, with protein MVAQQRIATDRVIIVGAGLGALYAALKLAPRPVVMISPERLGSGASSAWAQGGVAAAMALADSPDSHAEDTERAGAGIVDAEVARRVTREAREHILDLTSLGTPFDRGADGGYVLSREAAHSFARVVRVKGDQAGAAIMAALIEQVRDTPSIQVLEGTMAVALDMTAGRVTGVVIQSADADGSVPVLLQGPAVLLAGGGSGGLYALTTNPPRIRGQVIGMAARAGAEIADAEFVQFHPTAMDVGEDPAPLATEALRGEGAVLINRDGDRFMRAVHPDAELAPRDVVARAIFAQTQAGKRPMLDTRAALGQRILTQFPAVASACARNGIDPVTDAIPVAAAAHYHMGGIATDAQGRASLPGLWVCGEASSTGLHGANRLASNGLLEALVYARICAVDIAEALPERTDAAPVAVSFVAGGRASDPEAVSQLRHTMTDLVGVVRSGEGLREALRRIAALERAAGDDPNFLNMTATATLIAAAALLRDESRGAHCRSDFPEPAPGPGKRSRLTLAHAMAVRSEVSEARA; from the coding sequence CTGGTGGCGCAACAGCGGATCGCGACCGATCGCGTCATCATCGTCGGCGCCGGGCTGGGGGCGCTTTACGCCGCGCTGAAGCTGGCGCCGCGCCCGGTGGTGATGATCTCGCCCGAGCGACTTGGGAGCGGTGCCAGTTCAGCCTGGGCGCAGGGCGGGGTGGCGGCGGCGATGGCGCTGGCCGACAGCCCCGACAGCCATGCCGAGGACACAGAGCGCGCCGGTGCGGGCATCGTCGATGCCGAGGTTGCCCGGCGGGTGACGCGCGAGGCGCGCGAACATATCCTTGACCTGACCAGCCTCGGCACGCCCTTCGACCGGGGCGCGGATGGTGGCTACGTCCTGTCGCGCGAGGCGGCACACAGCTTCGCCCGCGTCGTGCGGGTCAAGGGCGATCAGGCTGGCGCCGCGATCATGGCCGCGCTGATCGAGCAGGTCCGCGACACACCCTCGATCCAGGTGCTGGAAGGCACGATGGCGGTGGCGCTGGACATGACCGCAGGCCGCGTGACCGGCGTGGTGATCCAGTCCGCCGATGCCGATGGCTCCGTACCGGTCCTGCTGCAAGGCCCTGCTGTGCTACTGGCGGGGGGCGGCTCGGGCGGGCTTTACGCGCTGACCACCAACCCGCCACGCATTCGGGGTCAGGTGATCGGCATGGCCGCGCGGGCGGGGGCCGAGATCGCCGATGCGGAATTCGTGCAATTCCACCCGACCGCGATGGATGTGGGCGAGGACCCGGCGCCCCTGGCGACCGAGGCGCTGCGCGGCGAGGGCGCGGTGCTGATCAACCGCGACGGCGACCGCTTCATGCGGGCGGTTCATCCCGATGCCGAACTGGCGCCGCGCGATGTCGTGGCCCGCGCGATCTTCGCCCAGACACAGGCCGGCAAGCGCCCGATGCTCGATACCCGCGCGGCACTTGGCCAACGCATCCTGACGCAGTTCCCCGCCGTGGCCTCGGCCTGCGCGCGCAATGGCATCGACCCGGTGACGGATGCGATCCCGGTGGCCGCCGCCGCGCATTACCACATGGGCGGCATTGCCACCGACGCGCAGGGCCGTGCCTCGCTGCCCGGTCTCTGGGTCTGCGGCGAGGCCTCCTCGACCGGGCTGCACGGGGCAAACCGTCTGGCCTCGAACGGTCTTTTGGAGGCGCTGGTCTATGCCCGCATCTGCGCTGTGGATATCGCCGAGGCTTTGCCCGAGCGGACGGATGCCGCGCCGGTCGCGGTCAGCTTTGTGGCAGGCGGCAGGGCCTCGGACCCCGAGGCGGTCAGCCAGCTGCGCCACACGATGACCGATCTCGTCGGCGTGGTCCGCAGCGGCGAAGGGCTGCGCGAGGCGCTGCGGCGGATCGCGGCGCTGGAACGGGCGGCGGGCGATGACCCGAATTTCCTGAACATGACTGCCACGGCGACCCTGATCGCGGCGGCGGCGCTGCTGCGCGATGAAAGCCGGGGGGCGCATTGTCGGTCCGATTTCCCGGAGCCTGCGCCCGGCCCCGGCAAACGCTCGCGCCTGACGCTCGCGCACGCGATGGCTGTTCGCAGCGAGGTGAGCGAGGCGCGGGCTTAG